Genomic segment of Paenibacillus polymyxa:
GCACAAAATCCGGTAGATGGACCCGGACCGATCAAGTTGCAAGGCTCTGCCAGCATGACGGATTGTTCGAACAGCGCGCCCCACGAGAGCGCGACTGCCTCTTGAAGGCTTTTGCTAAGGCTGTATGGATGCGTTGGATGATACGGTGCTTGCAAAGCTGTCTTTAGCCGAGAACCCGCCACGACAATTCTGGCTTTGGGGAAAGGTCGCAGTACATCGAGCAGATACAGAGTGGACAGTACATTGGATTCCATGTATAGCAGGGGGCTTTGCCAAGATTCAGGGACAGAATTTTTACCACCTAGGTGAAGCACGTAATCTGGAGCAATCTGTCTAAATACTTCTTCTAGACGTTTCTTGTCGAGCAAGTCACACACATAAGGCGTAATACAGCTACGGGTCTCCGCCTCTGGGTTGTTATTTTCATCATCGTGAGCCAGTAAGATCAGTTCTGGGACGGAAGCGGCAGTGCGAGTCAGCGCCGCTACCTCCCAACCGAGCTTTGCAAAATGGCGGCAGGCATGCATCCCGGTATAGCCCGCCGCTCCGGTAATGACTATGACAGGCCGACGTTGTTCCGCTGTGCTTCCGTCCATTCCAGCAGCTCCTTCAGCATGATGCTGTAGTGAGGAACATCGTAGAGCAGATCGGCCCGGGTAGAACGAAGCGTCCGGTCCTGCACCGGCTCATCTTTCGGCACGATCCGAATATCCTCCCTTTTCCAGATGTCTTTGAACAGCAGCAGCAAATCATGCTTGCTGATCGGTTCAGGGTGAACCAGATGAATGAGTCCGTCCAGCGGCTCATTCATCTGCACCTGTATCGCCTTCGCTAATTCCAACGTCGTAA
This window contains:
- a CDS encoding NAD-dependent epimerase/dehydratase family protein, yielding MDGSTAEQRRPVIVITGAAGYTGMHACRHFAKLGWEVAALTRTAASVPELILLAHDDENNNPEAETRSCITPYVCDLLDKKRLEEVFRQIAPDYVLHLGGKNSVPESWQSPLLYMESNVLSTLYLLDVLRPFPKARIVVAGSRLKTALQAPYHPTHPYSLSKSLQEAVALSWGALFEQSVMLAEPCNLIGPGPSTGFCALLAGYIVQTERLEGQSVTETAPFRVSSRHAQRDFLDVRDAVRAYGVLLEQGVPGRVYSVCTGRIVELGNIVERMVGLAKTSIPIQWGDVAESASTEAYRAKELEDMGWKPTIQLGQSLEDMIQYRRAGKEGTI